One region of Tachysurus fulvidraco isolate hzauxx_2018 chromosome 9, HZAU_PFXX_2.0, whole genome shotgun sequence genomic DNA includes:
- the psmd9 gene encoding 26S proteasome non-ATPase regulatory subunit 9 encodes MKMTEENSPDKFTVTTEDVQRLIKKKDEIEEQIKAYYDVLEDQGNVGMHASLVDAEGFPRADVDLFQVRTARHSISCLQNDHKAIMVEIEEALHKLHALERAKREQDQAEAQVERMEQEVSLPPPFARVDAVTQGSPAYQAGLCVGDEVVEFGSVNPSNFHNLQNIATVVQHSEGKSVSVSVIRNGQKVRLSLTPQRWSGRGLLGCNIVPIHR; translated from the exons ATGAAGATGACGGAGGAAAACAGTCCTGATAAATTCACTGTTACAACGGAAGATGTTCAGCGTctgattaaaaagaaagatgaaATCGAGGAGCAGATTAAAGCGTACTACGATGTGTTAGAAGAT CAAGGCAATGTGGGCATGCACGCCTCTCTAGTGGACGCGGAAGGCTTTCCACGCGCAGATGTGGATTTGTTCCAGGTCCGAACAGCAAGGCACAGCATCTCAT GTTTGCAGAATGATCACAAAGCGATCATGGTGGAGATTGAAGAGGCCCTTCATAAACTGCATGCTCTGGAAAGAGCAAAGCGAGAGCAGGACCAGGCAGAAGCACAGGTGGAGAGAATGGAGCAGGAGGTGTCGTTGCCTCCACCTTTTGCCCGTGTGGATGCTGTGACTCAGGGATCCCCTGCTTACCAGGCG GGTCTGTGCGTTGGTGATGAGGTTGTTGAGTTTGGTTCAGTGAACCCGAGCAATTTCCACAACCTGCAGAACATTGCAACTGTGGTGCAGCACAGTGAGGGG AAATCCGTCAGCGTCTCTGTCATTCGGAACGGACAGAAAGTTCGCCTCAGCTTAACTCCACAGCGCTGGTCTGGGAGAGGCCTACTGGG GTGCAACATTGTTCCTATTCACAGATGA